ATTATTTTAATTTTGCCTTATCCAGTGCATTATGAACTATGGTTATACAATGATTTGCATGGAGCTCCAAGGGAGATAATGATACTTTTAGAGCTCCGATATCTTCTAAAAATTTCTCATCCTCTTCCCCTATTCCTATGTGGTCCCCTAAAATAAATACTATATTTTTATTTTCCGCATTATTTTCCTTATTAAATATATTTTCAATATCTTCCCCATCTTTATGTAAATAATATATTTCTTTTCCTTCGTTCTTTTTTTCTAAAATTATGTCCTTAAATTCTTTTTTTGCTATGTATATTCCGCTGGTGCTTTCTTTCCATAGTTGCATTGGGCTTTTATCCAGTGCTTTTTTTATAAATAGTGCTATACTTCGCTCGTCTGGGCTCACCCGTTTTAATTCTGAACCTACAAATTTTATGGCTACTGGTGGGTTGGGAGCTCCGTAATGAACAGAATAAAATATAGTATCTCTCCTTAAATCATGGGATAAAAAAAAGGCACTACTTACACATCTACATACTAAATCCATTCTACCGGAGCTCCCTGGCAAATCTTTTAAATTTATCTCTCCGTTGGTAATTGATTTATTTGCCTTAAATATAAATTCTATCATCGTTTCACCTGTTATATTTTAACTCTAATTTTACCGTCGCCTCGAATATATGGGCCATAAACCCGAAGGTTTTATTTAATCAAATTTAAATTTTGCTATTATATATTAATATCGATACCACAGGGAGCTCCCTTTGCAACACAAATATCACTAAAAAATAAAAAAATAAAATATAATTTAAAAACAAAAACAAATTATTCATTTAAATTCAATACATCAAAAGTATTGTATATTTTTCCATCTTTTTTGTCTGCTATATATTTTACAGCTAAAACCACTCCACTTACAAATGCCTGTCTGCTACTTGCCTTATGTGTGAGCTCCAACCTTTCTCCATCTCCTGCAAATATAACGGTGTGGTCTCCAACAACATCTCCGCCCCTAAGAGCATGAATGCATATTTCTTCTTTTGTTCTTTCTCCAACTAATCCCTCTCTACCATATATTGCCTTTGAGTCTCTGTTTAAATTATTTTGTATTATTTCCAATGCCCTTAATGCCGTTCCACTTGGTGCATCTTTCTTAAATTTATGGTGCATCTCCACTATCTCAATATCATAATCTCCTATTTTTTGAGCCAATAATTCCAATGTTTTAAAGAATATATTTACTCCAATGGCATAATTTTGGGAGATAACTGCTCCAATATTGTTTTTATTTATTATCTCTTCCATTTCTTCCATTTGCTCATTTGTAAATCCTGTTGTCCCAACAACTAAATTTACATTGTTTTCCGAGGCTATTTTTACAGTATTTACACAGGGTGCAGGAGCTGTAAAATCTACCAATACATCTGGCCTGGTTTCTTTTATAACTTTTTCAAGGTTATCGGCTGTTTCTAATGGAGCTCCGATATTTCCAATGCCGATTAATTCCCCAATGTCAATACCTTTTTTAGGGTGGTTCGGCACATCTATTGCCCCAACAACTTTATAATCTTCTTTATTTTCGCATAGTGTTTTTATTATGGAGCTCCCCATTCTTCCAAGAGCTCCTGTGACCATTACTTTAATCATTTTTTCACCATATTATTTTTTAATTTTCTTTTTAACTTCTTTTCTTTAATGTATGGTATTTTATATATGTTATTACACTCAAAGCATAAAATATTTACGCAACAATTTTTACTATTAATCCTTATAGCTGAATTTGTTCCATATATCAACAATGACCCGCAATTTTTACATATTCTTCTTTTCCATTTTTTAGGAAATGGTATTCTCATTTTCATTGCAAGTTTTTTACTTAATTGAATGTATTTTTTTACCCTATCCTTATTGCCTTTTTTAAATTCCTGATCCGCAAGATTCATTAAAATATCAATTCTTTCTAAAACTATGTTTTTTGCCTTTGCAATGTCTTTTTTTCTTCTCATTATTTCACAGGGTGATTTTAAAAGTTATTTTGTAAATAGTACTATATTATATGGTAATGTGTAATTGTATAAGTTTTTTGATAGTCTTGATAATATTTTTAGGATTTTGTAAGTATTATTATCGCAGAGTAGGTGATTTTTCTGTGTTAAATATATATCACCAATTATATATAATAGATTTATATTAATATATTATTATCTTTAATATTTATGGCCCATATATAAAGTATTTATGGAAGGGGGTTTTCTCGTCAACTTTTGATAAAATATAATGTTAATAAATGAGGTTAATAAATACATTTAATAATGAATATTAAATCAAACAATGTAAATAAAGGTGATTGTATGTATCCGGCAACTGTTGTAAGGGATTTAATGATAAGGGGAATATATGAAGTAAAATTAAACGACACCATTGAGGATGTTGTTAAAGTTATGGGTAAAAACGGCATATCTTCGGTAGTAGTTTCAGACGATAATAACACATACTGGGGAATAATAACTGAAATGGACATATTAAAACATTATAGTGAAAATTTGGAGAAATTAAAGGCAGAGGATATAATGGCCACCAAAATTATTCATATCAGCCCAATAGCTCCACTTGAAAAAGCTGCACAGATTATGGCAGAAAAAAAGATACATCATTTATATGTGGTTTCGGAGCTCCGGGAAGATAAAATCATAGGGACAATAAGTGCAGGCGACATTATAAAAATGATGCATGAATCATTGGAATAATTTATTAATTTATTGTATTTTTTTTATTAATTCATATTTGCAGGGGGTGATATTTATGAAGCATAATAATAATAATAACTCAAATACTATAATAGACGCCCACAAAAAAATAAAAAATATGGAAATAAGGGGGGCGGGAAGGATCGGGAGAGCCGTAGCAAGTGCTTTAAAAGAATATTCTTTAACAATTCAAAATATAGAGAATAACGAATTTAAAGAAAAAATGATTGAAGCAGGAGACATATTAAAATCAGCACGACCAACTGCGGTATCCCTCCCAAATGCTGTAAATTATGTGTTAAGTGGATTAAATACCAATAATCCAAAGGAAAACATAATATTGAATGCCGAAGAATTTATAAAATCCTCCTCAGAAGCTACTTCAAAAATTGGAAAAATTGGCTCCAACAGAATAAAAGATGGATGGACAATATTAACTCATTGTAATTCGGAAGCCGCAATTAGTGTAATAAAAACAGCACATAACAGCGGGAAAAATATAAAAGTTATATGCACAGAGACACGACCAAGAAACCAAGGATATTTAACAGCAAAGGCGTTGGCGGACGAAGGTATTGACACCACATTAATAGTGGATAGTGCTGTAAGATACCACATTAAAGATGTGGATATTGTGGTGGTGGGTGCCGATGCCATAACCTCAAATGGTTGCCTTGTAAATAAAATAGGGAGCTCCCAAATAGCTTTAATGGCATATGAAAGAAAAATACCATTTTTAACAGCCGCAGAAACTTATAAATTTCACCCTAAAACAATAATCGGGGAAACAATAGAGATTGAGGAAAGGGCAGTTGGTGAAATACATGAATTTGAGGAAAAATATAAAGATAAAATAAAATTAAGAAATCCAGCTTTTGACATTACTCCTTCTCAATATATTGACGGAATAATAACAGAAATAGGAATTATTCCGCCACAGGGAGCTTGGCATATAATAGAAAAATATTTTGGAAATGTATTTAAGGAAACACTTTAATATTAAAATGATAATTAATATAATTAAAAAATATCCATATGAACTACGGTGAAATTGTGAGTAAAGTTAAAGATATAAATTTAGCTCCTGAGGGAGATTTAAAAATGGAATGGGCTAAAAACTATATGCCTGTATTAAATTCCATAAGGGAAGAATATTCAGCAGACAAACCATTCGAAGGCATCACAATAGGAATGGCACTTCATTTGGAGGCAAAAACTGCAATACTTGCCGAAACTCTAATGAATGGAGGGGCAAAAATTGTAATTACTGGCTGTAATCCATTATCTACACAAGACGATGTTGCTGCAAATTGTGTAAAAAAAGGAATGGAAGTTTATGCTTGGAGAGGAGAAACTGACGAAGAATATTATGAAAATTTAAATAAAGTTCTTGATGCCAAACCTGACATTGTAATTGATGATGGTGCAGATTTAATATTTTTACTTCACACTCAAAGACAGGAGCTCCTTGATAGCATCATGGGAGGTTGTGAGGAAACCACCACAGGAATAATAAGATTAAAAGCTATGGCAGACGAAGGGGCTTTAAAATTCCCTGTTGTAAATGTAAATGATGCCTACACAAAACATTTATTTGACAATAGATATGGAACAGGCCAAAGTGCTATTGATGGAATATTGAGAACAACAAATTTACTTATTGCCGGCAAAAATGTTGTAGTAGGAGGCTACGGCTGGTGCGGTAAAGGAGTAGCTATGAGAGCCGCAGGAATGGGGGCAAGTGTGATAATTACGGAAGTAGATGCCATTAGAGCATTAGAAGCTAAAATGGATGGATTTAGAGTAATGACAATGAACGAAGCTTCAAAAATCGGAGATATATTTATAACTACAACAGGATGTAAAAATATTATCGGAGCTCCACACTTTTTGGTAATGAAAGATGGTGCAGTTCTTGCAAATGCTGGACATTTCGACAATGAAATAAACAAAGAAGAATTGAGTTCATTGGCAAAATCAGTTAAAACAGTTAGATACAATATTGAAGAATATGATTTAGGAAATAAAAAAATATATCTTCTTGGAGAAGGTAGGCTGGTAAATCTCGCCTGTGGAGATGGACACCCATGCGAAGTAATGGACATGAGCTTTGCGAATCAGGCACTTAGTGCAAAATTCATATTAGAAAATAATGGAAAACTTGAAAATAATGTATATGAAATACCTTATGAACAAGATTTAAGAATAGCTTCATTAAAATTAAAGTCAATGGATGTTGAAATAGATGAATTATCCCCAGAACAGAGAAAATATTTAGCTGACTGGAAAGAAGGAACTTAATTAAAATAATATTTCTTTTTATTTCTATTTTTTTAATGTTTCCCTCCTTGTTTTAATCTCAAAATCAAAGGATTTTTTCTGATTTCTTCGCTTTGCTCAGAAATGGATGTGTCTTTTAGATGACGATTATAGTATTATCCAGGAGGAGCTCCTATACTACTCGCTATGCTCGTAAGACATAGAACAAAAAATTAAAAATATTAATATGAGATATTAAAAAAATAATAAAATAATTTAAATCAATAAATTAACTCCTTCCATAACTGCCTCAACCGATGCCCTAATTATATCACTTTGAGATTTTTTAACCTCTACAACTTCATTTCCTCTTCTCAATTTAACAACCACTTCAACTAGTGCATCTGTCCCCTTACCTATGGATGAAACTTGATAATCTATTAATGAAATATCTGCAAATCCACTTAAAGCCTTTCTAAGTGCATTTATGGAGGCGTCAACAGGTCCAACCCCGTAGGCTGTTTCAATTATTGATTTATGTTTATTATCTTCGTCGGCAAAGTCCAATTTAATTGACGCCAATGGAGTTATTTTATTTCCAGATACTACTGTTAATTCATTTAATATAATTTTTTCGTCAATCTTATGCCCCTTAACTTCATTAATTACAGTTTTTAAATCGATATCTGAAATATATTTCCCCAAATCTCCAAGATTTTTAATTTTAGAATATACTTCCTCAAATTCCTCATTATTTAATGATACTTCCATTAAATTAAGCTTATATTTTAACGCCGATTTTCCACTGTGTTTTCCCAATATAATTCTTCTTTTATTCCCGACTTCTTCGGGAGATAATGGTTCGTAGGTGCTGGTGTGCTTCATAAGTCCATCTACATGTATTCCTGCTTCGTGGGCAAAAGCATTATCTCCAACAAGGGATTTATTTGGGGAAACAGGTAATTTCATTAACCTTGAAACAACTCTGGAAGTTTCATATAATTTTTCTGTGATTATTTTTGTTTTTTCGTTGTATAAATTATGTAAAGCCATTACAACCTCTTCAAGTGAAGAATTACCTGCCCTTTCCCCTATTCCATTAATTGTTAGATGACACTGCTTAGCTCCCCCCCTTATGGCACATAAAGTATTTGCCGTAGCCATTCCAAAATCATTATGACAATGTGCTGAAATTGGTATATTTATGCTGTTGCTTAATGTTTTAAATAATTCTATTGATTTCTCGGGTGTTAATATTCCAACAGTATCGCAAACGCATGCCCTATCTGCTCCAATCTCTGCACCCTTTGAAAATAACTCTATTAAGAAGTTTATATCACTTCTTGTGGCATCTTCTGCTGACAATTCCACAATTAAACCGTGGTCTTTACCATATTGCACAGCCTCCAATGCCGATTGCAATGTTTCTTCGCTGGTTTTTTTCAATTTATATTTCATGTGGAGCTCCGAGGTTGGAACCACTAAATGAACACTATCCACATCACATTCAAGGGCATGGTCTATGTCTATCGGTAGAGCTCTAACAAATGAACATATTTCAGCATTTAAATTTTGCTGAGATATTAATTTTATGCCTTCTCTCTCTCCTTTTGAGGTTATGGCACTACCTGCTTCTATTATATCAACATTTAATTCATCTAATTTTAAAGCTATTTCAAGCTTCTCCGATGGTGTTAATGAAACCCCTGGCGTCTGTTCTCCGTCTCTTAATGTTGTATCCAATATTTTTATCATATAATCAACCCAATTGTGATAATATTTATAATCTATAATTTACATTTACAAGTTATAATTTATAATTTATATGAGAGTATAATAAAAACATATTTATACTTATAATAATTATTACTATTGATTTAAAAAGATATTTAATATTTTATTATTTTAGTATTAATATTTTCCTTATTTATTATTTTTTTATATGGTATGTTAATTCATTGCATATACTAAATTTATTAGATTATATCTAATTAATACTAATTCGGTGTATTATTATGATTACAGTTATGAAATTCGGCGGAACCTCAGTAGGAGACGGACAGAGAATAAGAAATGTTGCAAAAATAATAGTGGATAAATCAAATAAAGAAAATACTGATATTGTCGTAGTTACCTCGGCAATGTCTCAAATAACAAACGCACTTGTAAATATGTCAAAACAGGCCCTTAATGTTAGGGATATTGCTAAAATAAACAATTTTGTTGAAGAATTAAAGGAGAAACATGCAATTGCAATAGACGAAGCAGTGAAAAACGACGACATAAGAACAGAAGTAAGGCATGTAATAAACAGCTCCATTGATGAGTTGGGAAAAGTATTGGTTGGTGTTTCATATTTGGGTGAATTAACCCCGAAATCAAAAGATTATATTCTTTCATTTGGAGAAAGATTATCTGCACCAATATTAAGCGGAGCAGTACGAGATTTGGGAAAAAATTCATTATTTTTATTAGGTGGTGAAGCTGGACTTATTACTGATGAAAATTATGGCTGTGCAAGACCCATAAAAATAAAAATTAAAGAAAAAGTAAATCCACTATTGGAAGAAAATATAATCCCAATAATTACAGGATTTGTAGCAGGGACAGAAAACGGAGACATTACTACATTTGGAAGGGGCGGAAGCGATTATTCGGCTGCTCTTGTTGGTGCTGGTTTAGATGCCGATACCGTAGAGATATGGACTGATGTGAGCGGCATATTAACATCAGACCCAAGAATTGTTAAAAATGTTAAAAGAATACCAAAAATGTCATATATTGAAGCTATGGAGTTAGCATATTTTGGTGCAAAGGTATTACATCCCCGAACAGTTGAGCCATTAATGGAAAAAAACATACCCCTTAGGATTAAAAATACATTTGAGCCAGAAAATGAGGGAACATTTATTACAAATTGCAAAGAATTAAGCAATAGTGTAATGAAAGCCGTATCTGCAATAAGAGATGTATTTTTAATAAATATCTTTGGAGCTGGTATGGTAGGAGTTAGTGGAACAGCTGCAAGAATATTTTCAGCACTTGGAAGGGCCGATGCAAATGTATTATTAATTACACAGGGTTCTTCTGAAACTAATGTTTCTGTGGTAATATATGGTGATGAAGTTGATGCCAACAATTGTATGAAGGAGCTCCGGAAAGAATTTAAAAATAGCAATCTTGTAAAGGACATTAGTATAGATGAAAATGTTGCTGTAATTTCTGCGGTTGGTGTAGGTATGAAAGGCAGCAAAGGTATTGCAGGAAAATTATTTGGAGCTGTGGCAGAAAGTGGGGCAAATATAAAAATGATAGCCCAGGGTTCTTCCGAAGTAAATATATCATTTGTAATTGGAGAAGAAGAGCTTGAAAATTGTTTAAGAATATTGCATGGTAGATTTATAGAAAATGCAGAAAATTAAAAAACGAGGGAGCTCCCACAACGAAAAACCATGGAGCTCCCAAATACATATTAAAAATTTTATTTTTAATTCTTTTTTAAAATATTAAATATAAAAATAGTTAAAAAAATATTAATTAAATTATTCTTCCAATATAACCTTTTCTTTATGTTTTGGATTGGTTTTTTCCTTATCTGATTCAATCTGTTTTTTAACTGATTCCAAAGCATCTTTTAATACTTCAATGAAATCCCATCTTTGTTTTTCAGATATAAGTTGAATATCTTCTCCCTCCACCCCTATTCTTTTTAATGTTGCCTGTTTTCCTTTTGCAAAATATAATTTTTTAGGAGTTTTTACATAGGCCTTAACTGTATAGTTTGGAACTCCTCCTTTGTCATGTTCTTTTTTAACTACAACTTTTATCCAGTGGAGATGTTTGGAGTATTTTGCAATTTTTTGAACTTCTGTCACCAACATTCTTTCTGTAAGTTCTTTCATATACTCATCAAAATCACCGTGGAGCTCCACCTCTACAACTGATTCTTTTCTTAGGCTTTGGAGATATTTCATTATGTCCAATCTTGTAATCATTCCCCTTAATGTTCCATTTTTAAGAACTGGAATTCCTCTTATATCGTGATGTTCCATTAATTTTGCCGCATCAGTCACAGAATCATCTACATTACAGGATATTAAAGGAGAATTCATAATTATTGACACAGGTTGGGCCATTCTTGGAACTTTATCTCCTGCCATATCTCCAACAGTCATTTTTTTCTTTGGTTTATATATTTTATAAAGTATATCTTCTTCTGTAATCATTCCTGTTGGTTCTGCATCTTTATCAAGAATTACAAGCCTACTTATATCATATTTCCTCATTAGGCTTCTTGCCTTTCCTATGCTCTCATTGTAATCAATTGTTATAGGACTTTTTGACATTAATTTATTTACTTTAACATCTTCCAACAATTCAGAAGTTGCAACTCTTTTCATTATGTCGTGGTCCGTAATAATTCCCACTAATTTTCCTTCATCATCTACAAGAGGGGCAGCTCTTTGTCCGCTGGACAATACCTCACAAACAGCATCCATAAAAGGAGTATTTTGGTTTATGCAATGTGGTTTAAACATTAAACTACTTATTTTTTCATCTAATGATGTGGCAAGAAGTAAATCATGCATTATAACCATATTTATATTATTTTCATCATCTAGGACAATTAAATTGTGAAAATTATTTTTATCCATTATCCCTATTGCTTTTGATATTGGGGTTTCTGGTGTTATTGTGTGTACATCTTTTGTAGCTACTTCTATTACTGGTTCATTTAGCATATCCCTCACCTCGATAATTAAAACTATTAAACCCTATGCTCTTGTTTATGATATTATTAACAGATAATGATATTATTATAATATTATATAATAATTACTATTTATTTCTATTTATTTATCATTGATTTAAACATATTTAATCCATCATCTGAACCAAGGAGCTCCTCACTTGCCCTCTCAGGATGAGGCATTAATAAAACACAATTTCCTTTTTCGTTGCATACTCCTGCAATATTATCAACAGAACCATTTGGATTGGCCTCCTCTGTGATATTTCCATGTTCATCACAGTATTTAAATACAATCATGTTTTTTTCATACATTTTTTGAAGGGTTTCTTCATCTGCATAAAATCTACCTTCTGCATGTGCCAC
The window above is part of the Methanococcus aeolicus Nankai-3 genome. Proteins encoded here:
- the trmY gene encoding tRNA (pseudouridine(54)-N(1))-methyltransferase TrmY, translated to MIEFIFKANKSITNGEINLKDLPGSSGRMDLVCRCVSSAFFLSHDLRRDTIFYSVHYGAPNPPVAIKFVGSELKRVSPDERSIALFIKKALDKSPMQLWKESTSGIYIAKKEFKDIILEKKNEGKEIYYLHKDGEDIENIFNKENNAENKNIVFILGDHIGIGEEDEKFLEDIGALKVSLSPLELHANHCITIVHNALDKAKLK
- the dapB gene encoding 4-hydroxy-tetrahydrodipicolinate reductase produces the protein MIKVMVTGALGRMGSSIIKTLCENKEDYKVVGAIDVPNHPKKGIDIGELIGIGNIGAPLETADNLEKVIKETRPDVLVDFTAPAPCVNTVKIASENNVNLVVGTTGFTNEQMEEMEEIINKNNIGAVISQNYAIGVNIFFKTLELLAQKIGDYDIEIVEMHHKFKKDAPSGTALRALEIIQNNLNRDSKAIYGREGLVGERTKEEICIHALRGGDVVGDHTVIFAGDGERLELTHKASSRQAFVSGVVLAVKYIADKKDGKIYNTFDVLNLNE
- a CDS encoding ribonuclease P protein component 4 — encoded protein: MRRKKDIAKAKNIVLERIDILMNLADQEFKKGNKDRVKKYIQLSKKLAMKMRIPFPKKWKRRICKNCGSLLIYGTNSAIRINSKNCCVNILCFECNNIYKIPYIKEKKLKRKLKNNMVKK
- a CDS encoding CBS domain-containing protein, which gives rise to MYPATVVRDLMIRGIYEVKLNDTIEDVVKVMGKNGISSVVVSDDNNTYWGIITEMDILKHYSENLEKLKAEDIMATKIIHISPIAPLEKAAQIMAEKKIHHLYVVSELREDKIIGTISAGDIIKMMHESLE
- a CDS encoding ribose 1,5-bisphosphate isomerase; this encodes MKHNNNNNSNTIIDAHKKIKNMEIRGAGRIGRAVASALKEYSLTIQNIENNEFKEKMIEAGDILKSARPTAVSLPNAVNYVLSGLNTNNPKENIILNAEEFIKSSSEATSKIGKIGSNRIKDGWTILTHCNSEAAISVIKTAHNSGKNIKVICTETRPRNQGYLTAKALADEGIDTTLIVDSAVRYHIKDVDIVVVGADAITSNGCLVNKIGSSQIALMAYERKIPFLTAAETYKFHPKTIIGETIEIEERAVGEIHEFEEKYKDKIKLRNPAFDITPSQYIDGIITEIGIIPPQGAWHIIEKYFGNVFKETL
- a CDS encoding adenosylhomocysteinase, which gives rise to MSKVKDINLAPEGDLKMEWAKNYMPVLNSIREEYSADKPFEGITIGMALHLEAKTAILAETLMNGGAKIVITGCNPLSTQDDVAANCVKKGMEVYAWRGETDEEYYENLNKVLDAKPDIVIDDGADLIFLLHTQRQELLDSIMGGCEETTTGIIRLKAMADEGALKFPVVNVNDAYTKHLFDNRYGTGQSAIDGILRTTNLLIAGKNVVVGGYGWCGKGVAMRAAGMGASVIITEVDAIRALEAKMDGFRVMTMNEASKIGDIFITTTGCKNIIGAPHFLVMKDGAVLANAGHFDNEINKEELSSLAKSVKTVRYNIEEYDLGNKKIYLLGEGRLVNLACGDGHPCEVMDMSFANQALSAKFILENNGKLENNVYEIPYEQDLRIASLKLKSMDVEIDELSPEQRKYLADWKEGT
- a CDS encoding (R)-citramalate synthase, producing the protein MIKILDTTLRDGEQTPGVSLTPSEKLEIALKLDELNVDIIEAGSAITSKGEREGIKLISQQNLNAEICSFVRALPIDIDHALECDVDSVHLVVPTSELHMKYKLKKTSEETLQSALEAVQYGKDHGLIVELSAEDATRSDINFLIELFSKGAEIGADRACVCDTVGILTPEKSIELFKTLSNSINIPISAHCHNDFGMATANTLCAIRGGAKQCHLTINGIGERAGNSSLEEVVMALHNLYNEKTKIITEKLYETSRVVSRLMKLPVSPNKSLVGDNAFAHEAGIHVDGLMKHTSTYEPLSPEEVGNKRRIILGKHSGKSALKYKLNLMEVSLNNEEFEEVYSKIKNLGDLGKYISDIDLKTVINEVKGHKIDEKIILNELTVVSGNKITPLASIKLDFADEDNKHKSIIETAYGVGPVDASINALRKALSGFADISLIDYQVSSIGKGTDALVEVVVKLRRGNEVVEVKKSQSDIIRASVEAVMEGVNLLI
- a CDS encoding aspartate kinase: MITVMKFGGTSVGDGQRIRNVAKIIVDKSNKENTDIVVVTSAMSQITNALVNMSKQALNVRDIAKINNFVEELKEKHAIAIDEAVKNDDIRTEVRHVINSSIDELGKVLVGVSYLGELTPKSKDYILSFGERLSAPILSGAVRDLGKNSLFLLGGEAGLITDENYGCARPIKIKIKEKVNPLLEENIIPIITGFVAGTENGDITTFGRGGSDYSAALVGAGLDADTVEIWTDVSGILTSDPRIVKNVKRIPKMSYIEAMELAYFGAKVLHPRTVEPLMEKNIPLRIKNTFEPENEGTFITNCKELSNSVMKAVSAIRDVFLINIFGAGMVGVSGTAARIFSALGRADANVLLITQGSSETNVSVVIYGDEVDANNCMKELRKEFKNSNLVKDISIDENVAVISAVGVGMKGSKGIAGKLFGAVAESGANIKMIAQGSSEVNISFVIGEEELENCLRILHGRFIENAEN
- a CDS encoding CBS domain-containing protein produces the protein MLNEPVIEVATKDVHTITPETPISKAIGIMDKNNFHNLIVLDDENNINMVIMHDLLLATSLDEKISSLMFKPHCINQNTPFMDAVCEVLSSGQRAAPLVDDEGKLVGIITDHDIMKRVATSELLEDVKVNKLMSKSPITIDYNESIGKARSLMRKYDISRLVILDKDAEPTGMITEEDILYKIYKPKKKMTVGDMAGDKVPRMAQPVSIIMNSPLISCNVDDSVTDAAKLMEHHDIRGIPVLKNGTLRGMITRLDIMKYLQSLRKESVVEVELHGDFDEYMKELTERMLVTEVQKIAKYSKHLHWIKVVVKKEHDKGGVPNYTVKAYVKTPKKLYFAKGKQATLKRIGVEGEDIQLISEKQRWDFIEVLKDALESVKKQIESDKEKTNPKHKEKVILEE